A stretch of Zymoseptoria tritici IPO323 chromosome 1, whole genome shotgun sequence DNA encodes these proteins:
- a CDS encoding ABC transporter domain-containing protein (Non transporter ABC protein, ABC-F family, GCN / EF3 type. EF-3 Elongation factor 3 ABC proteins are cytosolic proteins required by fungal ribosomes for in vitro protein synthesis and for in vivo growth. EF-3 stimulates the binding of the EF-1:GTP:aa-tRNA ternary complex to the ribosomal A site by facilitated release of the deacylated tRNA from the E site. ...), with translation MQAEIRTQLPDVDSVVVDYAAGYLNHAARQFSADGDPLAEAAAAIAQLLLSASGDLSRENEATVQKLVEKFVQRLSTQSNVDGRQQAPSARKLDQTISVASQRNISSTLGLTGGAVDLESANTRKVESRVDKKKLEKAERKLRAKLDKKEFKTVEYEASRLLDQPDEQMSYEEFFMAVNPLQLGSDAASKSKDIKVDGIDISIGGKRILTDTNLTLAYGRRYGLVGQNGIGKSTLLRALAKREVSIPTHISILHVEQEISGDDTPALQAVLDADVWRKHLLKEQEKITKELAELEAERASMADTSTDAARLDKQREGLDITLSDVQGKLAEMESDKAESRAASILAGLGFSHERQQFATKTFSGGWRMRLALARALFCEPDLLLLDEPSNMLDVPSITFLANYLQGYPSTVLVVSHDRAFLNEVATDIIHQHSERLDYYKGANFESFYATKEERRKTAKREYENQMAVRAHLQAFIDKFRYNAAKSSEAQSRIKKLEKMPMLEAPESEYEVHFKFPEVEKLSPPIIQMDNVSFGYTPDKILLKNVDLDVQLDSRIGIVGPNGAGKTTALKLLIGALSPSSGLISQNPRLRIGFFAQHHVDALDLNASAVGFMAAKYPGKSDEEYRRHLGAFGITGMTGLQKMELLSGGQKSRVAFACIGLQNPHILVLDEPSNHLDIEAMDALSVALNQFQGGVLMVSHDVTMLQKVCTSLWVCDQGTVEHFPGTVKDYKKRITEQANDSGVAVQH, from the coding sequence ATGCAAGCAGAGATCAGGACGCAGCTTCCGGATGTCGACTCTGTAGTAGTGGACTACGCCGCTGGATATCTCAATCATGCCGCTCGACAATTCAGTGCCGATGGAGATCCTCTGGCAGAGGCGGCGGCTGCCATCGCGCAGTTGCTCTTGTCCGCATCGGGAGATCTATCGCGTGAGAACGAGGCCACAGTCCAGAAGCTCGTGGAGAAGTTTGTCCAAAGACTGAGCACCCAAAGCAATGTGGACGGGCGGCAGCAGGCCCCATCTGCGAGGAAGCTCGATCAAACAATTTCCGTGGCATCGCAGAGAAATATTTCTTCCACGCTTGGTCTTACTGGTGGCGCCGTAGACTTGGAATCAGCCAACACGCGCAAAGTGGAATCCCGGgtcgacaagaagaagctcgagAAGGCAGAGAGAAAATTGCGAGCCAAACTTGACAAGAAAGAGTTCAAAACTGTCGAATATGAGGCCTCACGCTTGCTCGATCAGCCGGATGAGCAGATGTCGTACGAAGAATTCTTCATGGCAGTCAACCCACTGCAGCTGGGGTCAGACGCAGCCTCGAAGAGCAAAGACATCAAGGTCGACGGCATCGACATTTCCATCGGAGGCAAGCGGATCTTGACAGACACCAATCTCACACTGGCATACGGACGTAGATATGGTTTGGTGGGACAGAACGGTATCGGTAAATCCACCTTGCTCAGGGCGCTTGCCAAGCGTGAAGTGTCTATTCCTACCCACATCTCCATCCTGCACGTCGAGCAAGAAATCTCCGGAGACGACACACCGGCTTTGCAGGCCGTGCTCGATGCCGATGTATGGAGAAAGCATTTGCTAAAGGAGCAAGAGAAGATCACCAAGGAGCTTGCCGAGCTTGAAGCTGAGCGAGCTTCCATGGCTGATACATCTACAGACGCTGCAAGACTAGACAAGCAGCGTGAGGGTCTGGATATAACGTTGAGCGATGTGCAGGGCAAGCTCGCCGAGATGGAGTCCGACAAGGCAGAGTCAAGAGCAGCCAGCATTCTCGCTGGTCTTGGATTCTCTCACGAGAGACAGCAATTTGCCACGAAGACGTTCTCCGGTGGTTGGCGTATGCGTCTTGCCCTTGCCAGAGCACTCTTCTGCGAACCTGATCTTCTACTGCTCGACGAACCGTCCAATATGTTGGACGTCCCATCCATCACATTCTTGGCCAACTACCTTCAGGGCTATCCCAGCACTGTCTTGGTCGTCTCTCACGACAGAGCCTTTCTCAACGAGGTCGCGACAGACATCATTCACCAGCACTCCGAGCGACTGGACTACTACAAGGGTGCCAACTTTGAATCCTTCTACGCCACTAAGGAGGAAAGGCGGAAGACGGCAAAGCGCGAGTACGAAAACCAGATGGCAGTGCGCGCTCATCTGCAAGCCTTCATCGACAAGTTCCGATACAATGCGGCAAAGTCCTCAGAAGCGCAATCCCGCATCAAGAAGCTGGAGAAGATGCCGATGCTGGAAGCACCAGAGAGTGAATACGAGGTCCATTTCAAGTTCCCCGAGGTCGAGAAGCTATCGCCTCCGATCATCCAGATGGACAACGTCTCCTTTGGCTACACTCCTGACAAGATCCTCCTGAAGAATGTTGATCTAGACGTTCAGCTCGACTCACGGATCGGCATCGTCGGTCCCAACGGAGCTGGTAAAACAACCGCGCTCAAGCTCCTCATTGGAGCACTGTCGCCCTCATCCGGCTTGATCTCTCAGAACCCTCGCCTGCGAATAGGGTTCTTCGCTCAACACCACGTGGACGCCCTCGACCTGAACGCCAGCGCAGTCGGATTCATGGCCGCAAAATACCCTGGCAAATCCGACGAAGAGTATCGCCGACACTTGGGAGCGTTCGGTATTACTGGTATGACTGGTCTGCAGAAGATGGAGCTTCTGTCCGGAGGTCAAAAGTCCCGAGTTGCCTTTGCCTGTATCGGACTGCAGAACCCGCACATTCTCGTTCTGGACGAACCTTCTAACCATCTCGATATCGAAGCTATGGATGCTCTCAGTGTGGCGCTCAATCAGTTCCAGGGAGGTGTGCTGATGGTCAGTCACGATGTGACCATGTTGCAGAAGGTGTGCACGAGTTTGTGGGTGTGTGATCAAGGAACTGTGGAGCATTTCCCTGGCACCGTGAAGGACTACAAGAAGCGTATCACGGAGCAAGCGAATGATAGCGGTGTTGCGGTACAACATTGA
- a CDS encoding adenosylhomocysteinase → MGEPAQKFKVADINLAAFGRREIELAEQEMPGLVETRKKYADEQPLKGARIAGCLHMTIQTAVLIETLKALGAELTWTSCNIFSTQDHAAAAIAAGGTPVFAWKGETEEEYQWCLEQQLKAFPSGEKLNLILDDGGDLTALVHTKYPEMLEGCYGVSEETTTGVHHLYKMLKNKGKAGGLLVPSINVNDSVTKSKFDNLYGCRESLVDGIKRATDVMIAGKISVVAGFGDVGKGCAEALHSMGARVLVTEVDPINALQAAMAGYQVVTMEEAAPIAQIFVTTTGCRDIIVGKHFEAMREDAIVCNIGHFDIEIDVAWLKKNAKEVVSIKPQVDRFLMPSGRHIILLAEGRLVNLGCATGHSSFVMSCSFTNQVLAQIMLYKAGDKNFTKKYVEFSRAIDEGVEGEPQLKKKEGDTVSQVERLPIGVYVLPKILDEQVALLHCAHVNVHLTKLTDVQSEYLSMPKEGPYKPENYRY, encoded by the exons ATGGGAGAGCCAGCACAGAAGTTCAAG GTTGCCGACATCAACCTCGCGGCCTTTGGTCGACGAGAGATTGAGTTGGCCGAGCAGGAGATGCCCGGTCTTGTCGAGACCCGCAAGAAGTACGCCGACGAGCAGCCATTGAAGGGCGCCCGCATTGCTGGTTGCTTGCACATGA CCATCCAGACCGCCGTCCTCATCGAGACCCTCAAGGCCCTCGGCGCCGAGCTCACCTGGACCTCTTGCAACATCTTCTCCACCCAGGATCACGCCGCtgccgccatcgccgccggaGGCACCCCTGTCTTCGCCTGGAAGGGTGAGACCGAGGAGGAGTACCAATGGTGCTTGGAGCAACAACTCAAGGCTTTCCCATCGGGCGAGAAGCTCAacctcatcctcgacgaTGGTGGTGATCTCACTGCTCTCGTCCACACCAAGTACCCCGAGATGCTCGAGGGCTGCTACGGTGTCTCCGAGGAGACTACCACCGGTGTCCACCACCTCTACAAGATGCTCAAGAACAAGGGCAAGGCCGGCGGTCTCCTCGTACCGTCCATCAACGTCAACGACTCCGTGACCAAGAGCAAGTTTGACAACCTTTACGGATGCCGCGAGTCCCTCGTGGACGGTATCAAGCGTGCCACCGATGTCATGATTGCTGGCAAGATTTCCGTCGTTGCCGGTTTCGGTGATGTCGGCAAGGGCTGCGCTGAGGCTCTCCACTCCATGGGCGCCCGCGTGCTCGTCACCGAGGTCGATCCCATCAACGCTCTCCAGGCCGCCATGGCTGGTTACCAAGTCGTGACCATGGAGGAGGCTGCTCCTATCGCCCAGATCTTCGTCACCACCACCGGATGCCGTGACATCATTGTTGGCAAGCACTTCGAGGCCATGCGCGAGGACGCCATTGTCTGCAACATCGGTCACTTCGACATCGAGATCGACGTTGCGTggttgaagaagaacgcCAAGGAGGTCGTCAGCATCAAGCCTCAGGTCGACCGCTTCCTCATGCCAAGCGGCCGTCACATCATCCTCCTTGCCGAGGGCCGTCTCGTCAACTTGGGATGCGCCACTGGACACAGCTCTTTCGTCATGTCCTGCTCCTTCACCAACCAGGTCCTTGCCCAGATCATGCTGTACAAGGCTGGTGACAAGAACTTCACCAAGAAGTACGTCGAGTTCTCACGCGCCATCGATGAGGGTGTTGAGGGCGAGCCTCAgctcaagaagaaggagggcgACACTGTCTCTCAAGTCGAGCGTCTCCCGATCGGCGTCTACGTTCTTCCCAAGATCCTCGACGAGCAGGTGGCTCTGCTCCACTGCGCTCACGTCAACGTGCACCTCACCAAGCTCACCGATGTGCAGTCCGAGTATCTCTCCATGCCAAAGGAGGGTCCATACAAGCCAGAGAACTACCGCTACTAG